A single Pseudodesulfovibrio aespoeensis Aspo-2 DNA region contains:
- a CDS encoding YmfQ family protein: MALSSDDYLAQLMALAPVGTAMPQDLGSVWVRLLRALADGMADVDARADNLLDEADPRTALEMLSDYERVCGLPDGCTGAATTLQERRSRVVSVWTARGGQSRAYFQRLAEGLGYAVTIDEFRPFITGLSRCGDTLNGAPTIRHTWRMRVHGPRVTFFRAGASACGDKLGAIATAEDLECILSRLAPAHTTLIFAYEEE, from the coding sequence GTGGCCCTGTCGTCTGACGATTATCTCGCGCAGCTGATGGCGCTGGCCCCTGTGGGCACGGCCATGCCTCAGGATTTGGGCAGCGTCTGGGTGCGCCTCTTGCGCGCCCTGGCCGACGGCATGGCCGACGTCGACGCGCGGGCAGACAACCTGCTCGACGAGGCGGATCCGCGCACCGCTCTGGAGATGCTCTCCGACTACGAGCGGGTCTGCGGCCTGCCCGATGGTTGCACCGGCGCGGCCACCACCCTGCAGGAGCGGCGCAGTCGCGTGGTTTCGGTGTGGACGGCTCGGGGCGGGCAAAGCCGCGCCTATTTCCAGAGACTGGCCGAGGGGCTTGGCTACGCCGTGACCATTGATGAGTTCCGCCCGTTCATCACCGGCCTGTCCCGTTGCGGCGACACCCTGAACGGTGCGCCGACAATCCGCCACACGTGGAGGATGCGCGTCCACGGGCCGCGCGTGACCTTTTTCCGCGCCGGGGCATCCGCCTGCGGCGACAAGCTCGGGGCCATCGCCACGGCCGAGGACCTGGAATGCATCCTGTCCCGCCTGGCCCCGGCCCACACAACCCTGATCTTCGCATACGAGGAGGAGTGA
- a CDS encoding phage baseplate assembly protein has translation MPDHDVRLKVDGTLYGGWTSITINRSMEQVAGSFELAVSERWAGQDVVRPIRPGMTCSVLVDGAPVITGHVDDVSVDYDARSHTVTVSGRDATGDLVDCSAPSIQFSGRTLPGVARELCAPYGIGVKIEAPCAAAFQRLKNNEGDSVYETLEAAARVRAVLLLSDGLGNLVLSRVSSSRVSTPLVLGTNILSCGARFSGRDRYSVYTVKGQSSGSDDWFGESAAQPAGQARDKGVGRHRPLTVLAEEQIDPAAAAERAQWERNVRYGRGRTMTVTVRGWSHAGGLWAPNRLVTLRDAFIGVDQTLLISGVSLILSGQGELAELTVCPPEAFALLALPEPDEDEGLM, from the coding sequence ATGCCTGATCATGACGTGCGGCTCAAGGTCGACGGCACGCTGTATGGCGGCTGGACCTCCATCACCATCAATAGGTCCATGGAGCAGGTGGCGGGCTCCTTCGAGCTGGCCGTGTCCGAGCGATGGGCCGGGCAGGACGTCGTCCGCCCGATCAGGCCGGGCATGACCTGCTCTGTGCTGGTGGACGGCGCGCCGGTCATCACCGGCCACGTGGACGACGTGTCCGTGGATTACGACGCCAGATCGCACACGGTCACCGTGTCCGGCCGCGACGCCACCGGCGACCTGGTGGACTGCTCGGCCCCGTCGATCCAATTCTCCGGGCGCACCCTACCGGGCGTGGCCCGCGAGCTGTGCGCGCCATACGGCATCGGGGTGAAGATCGAAGCCCCGTGCGCCGCCGCTTTCCAGCGCCTCAAGAACAACGAGGGCGACTCAGTCTACGAGACACTGGAGGCCGCCGCCAGGGTCCGCGCCGTGCTCCTGCTCTCGGACGGCCTGGGCAATCTGGTCCTGTCGCGGGTTTCGTCCTCGCGGGTCTCCACCCCGTTGGTCCTGGGGACCAACATCCTGTCGTGCGGCGCGCGCTTTTCCGGGCGCGACCGCTATTCGGTCTACACGGTCAAGGGCCAGTCGTCCGGCTCGGATGATTGGTTTGGCGAGTCCGCAGCCCAGCCCGCAGGCCAGGCCCGCGACAAGGGCGTGGGCCGCCACCGTCCGCTGACCGTGCTGGCCGAGGAGCAGATCGACCCGGCAGCGGCTGCGGAGCGCGCCCAGTGGGAGCGCAACGTCCGCTATGGCCGTGGCCGGACCATGACCGTGACCGTGCGCGGCTGGTCCCACGCGGGCGGGCTGTGGGCTCCCAACCGGCTGGTCACGCTCCGGGACGCCTTTATCGGGGTGGACCAGACGTTGCTCATCTCGGGCGTGTCGCTGATCTTGTCCGGCCAGGGCGAGCTGGCCGAGCTGACCGTGTGCCCGCCCGAGGCGTTTGCCCTGCTGGCCCTGCCCGAGCCCGACGAAGACGAGGGATTGATGTGA
- a CDS encoding DNA circularization protein — translation MSWRDMLHDASFRGVAFFVEAHTLTGGRRLVQHEYPLRDLPYAEDMGRKGRMYSVECYLLGADYLSRADELMGALEEGGPATLVHPYLGSRRVAVAEFSRQESTREGGLVRFKVSFVETGDSAEPDSVRDTSWAVGAQADQAGLTLQEDFAETWSTSKFSEWVRESGIVSVRRGVASIRSAAELAALPAMSASTLFAQATALHGDVTSLVGMPQSLASRLLGLISFLGSSSGGTVGWSAQSALASLYSGATPSTVVPATPGRIQAAANDQAVTDLVRRAALVEAARGSATLEYESYDQAAALRDSLADALDTTAASAPDAVYLALTDLRTAMVVDITARGADLARLGTWTPTSTIPALVVAHKIYGDAGRAEDIVARNRVRRPGAVPGGMPLEVLVDA, via the coding sequence GTGAGCTGGCGCGACATGCTGCATGACGCCTCCTTCCGGGGCGTCGCCTTTTTCGTCGAGGCACACACCCTCACCGGCGGGCGCAGGCTGGTCCAGCACGAGTATCCGCTGCGCGATCTGCCCTACGCCGAGGACATGGGCCGCAAGGGCCGTATGTACAGTGTGGAGTGCTATCTGCTCGGAGCGGACTACCTGTCGCGTGCCGACGAGCTCATGGGTGCGCTGGAGGAGGGCGGGCCAGCCACCTTGGTTCATCCCTATCTCGGCTCCAGGCGTGTGGCCGTGGCCGAGTTCTCGCGCCAGGAGTCCACCCGCGAGGGCGGCCTGGTGCGCTTCAAGGTGTCCTTTGTGGAGACCGGCGACAGCGCCGAGCCGGATTCGGTCCGTGACACCTCCTGGGCGGTCGGCGCGCAGGCGGATCAGGCCGGGCTGACACTGCAAGAGGATTTTGCCGAGACTTGGTCCACCTCCAAGTTTTCGGAGTGGGTGCGCGAGTCCGGCATCGTGTCGGTGCGCAGGGGTGTGGCCTCCATCCGCAGCGCCGCCGAGCTGGCGGCCCTCCCGGCCATGTCGGCCTCCACGCTGTTCGCCCAGGCCACCGCCCTGCATGGCGACGTGACCTCTCTGGTCGGCATGCCGCAATCCCTGGCCTCCCGCCTGTTGGGGCTGATTTCTTTTTTGGGCAGTTCCTCCGGAGGCACTGTCGGATGGTCCGCCCAGTCGGCCCTGGCCAGTCTCTACTCCGGGGCCACTCCGTCCACCGTCGTGCCCGCAACGCCGGGCCGGATACAAGCCGCTGCCAACGATCAGGCCGTGACCGATCTGGTGCGCCGCGCCGCGCTGGTGGAGGCGGCCAGGGGCAGCGCCACGCTGGAGTACGAGAGCTACGACCAGGCCGCCGCCCTGCGCGATTCGCTGGCCGATGCCCTGGACACGACTGCCGCATCAGCCCCGGACGCCGTCTATCTGGCCCTGACCGACCTGCGCACGGCCATGGTTGTGGACATCACCGCCCGTGGCGCGGACCTTGCCCGGCTGGGCACGTGGACACCGACCTCCACCATCCCGGCGCTGGTCGTGGCCCACAAGATATACGGCGACGCCGGGCGCGCCGAGGATATCGTGGCCCGCAACCGGGTCAGGCGGCCTGGAGCCGTACCCGGCGGCATGCCCCTGGAGGTGTTGGTCGATGCCTGA
- a CDS encoding DNA adenine methylase, which yields MNSPIPWLGGKSRLADRIIKLMPPHDRYGEAFTGAGWVFFRKPQTRLESLNDINGDLVAFYRVLQNHLEEFCRQFKWLLTSRELFDDFKRQQDARGLTDIQRASRFYYTQRLAFAGRRDGVFGVDKSSPPRINLVRMEEELSQVHLRLTNVVIEHLPWHDYLARYDDAGAFFYLDPPYWGCEDDYGKGLFSREDFSAMAAQLAGLKGRFLLSINDTPEIRQTFSLFALQEVETLYTVSRGSNQPVNELLIMNYTPKRGLLGLCED from the coding sequence GTGAATTCGCCCATTCCATGGCTTGGCGGCAAGTCCCGCCTCGCAGACCGGATCATCAAGCTCATGCCGCCCCATGATCGCTACGGCGAGGCATTCACCGGGGCCGGGTGGGTCTTCTTCCGCAAGCCGCAAACCAGGCTCGAAAGCCTCAATGACATCAACGGCGACCTGGTTGCCTTCTACCGCGTTTTGCAAAACCATCTGGAGGAGTTCTGCCGCCAGTTCAAATGGCTCCTGACAAGCCGCGAGCTGTTCGACGACTTCAAGCGCCAGCAGGACGCCAGGGGCCTGACCGACATCCAACGGGCCTCACGTTTCTACTACACGCAGCGCCTCGCCTTTGCCGGGCGCAGGGACGGGGTGTTCGGGGTGGACAAGTCGTCTCCCCCGCGCATCAACCTGGTACGCATGGAGGAGGAGCTCTCGCAGGTCCACCTGCGCCTGACCAACGTGGTCATTGAGCACCTGCCCTGGCATGACTACTTGGCCAGATATGACGATGCCGGAGCGTTCTTCTATCTCGATCCCCCCTACTGGGGCTGCGAGGATGACTACGGCAAGGGGCTGTTCAGCCGCGAGGACTTCTCCGCCATGGCCGCCCAGCTCGCCGGGCTCAAGGGCCGTTTTCTCCTGTCCATCAACGACACCCCCGAGATCCGCCAGACCTTCAGCCTCTTCGCCCTGCAGGAGGTCGAGACCCTCTACACCGTGAGCCGAGGAAGCAACCAACCGGTCAACGAACTGCTGATCATGAACTACACCCCCAAGCGCGGCCTCCTCGGCCTCTGCGAAGACTAA
- a CDS encoding phage baseplate assembly protein V has protein sequence MRALSKLLAPIRRRLSMVVTRAVITLTDDGALMQAMQARLLAGEVMDGLERFQEYGFTSVPHPGAEGIALSVGGQRSNTVLIAVDDRRYRLKGLKNGEVALYTDEGDRIHFGRGGIVTLKAATRLILDTPEVITTGGIRAAGDILDQTTTGNTRTVRGMREVYNGHTHPGDSGGVTGGPYQEQ, from the coding sequence ATGCGCGCACTCTCCAAACTCCTGGCACCCATCCGCCGCCGCCTGTCCATGGTGGTGACCAGGGCGGTGATCACCCTGACCGACGATGGCGCGCTGATGCAGGCAATGCAGGCCCGGCTGCTGGCTGGCGAGGTCATGGACGGCCTGGAGCGATTCCAGGAGTACGGGTTCACCTCGGTGCCGCATCCCGGTGCCGAGGGCATCGCCCTGTCCGTCGGCGGGCAGCGCTCCAACACGGTGCTCATCGCCGTGGACGATCGCCGCTATCGCCTCAAGGGCCTCAAAAACGGCGAGGTGGCCCTGTACACCGACGAGGGCGACCGCATCCATTTCGGGCGCGGCGGCATCGTCACGCTCAAGGCCGCCACCCGGCTGATCCTCGACACCCCCGAGGTGATCACGACCGGAGGCATTCGCGCCGCCGGAGACATCCTCGACCAGACCACCACAGGCAACACCCGGACCGTGCGCGGCATGCGCGAGGTTTACAACGGGCACACCCATCCCGGCGACAGCGGCGGCGTCACCGGCGGGCCGTATCAGGAGCAGTGA
- a CDS encoding phage GP46 family protein has translation MDVRLIWKEMGADLALEGLDLVRDDGLQTAVVLSLFIDRRAEADDVIPDGTGDRRGWWGDTYPDIIGDKYGSRLWLLSREKQLPRVLVRARAYAEEALAWMLDDGVARAVRVEASFVRTGVLGLRVVIERTDGSDAVYTFATLWEA, from the coding sequence ATGGACGTACGGCTAATCTGGAAGGAGATGGGGGCCGACCTGGCCCTGGAGGGTCTCGACCTGGTCCGGGACGACGGCCTGCAGACCGCCGTGGTCCTGTCGCTGTTCATAGACCGGCGGGCCGAGGCGGACGACGTCATCCCGGACGGCACCGGCGACCGGCGCGGCTGGTGGGGCGACACCTACCCGGACATCATCGGCGACAAGTATGGCTCGCGGCTGTGGCTCCTGAGCCGCGAGAAACAGCTGCCGCGCGTGCTGGTCCGCGCCCGCGCCTATGCCGAGGAGGCTCTGGCCTGGATGCTCGACGACGGCGTGGCCCGCGCCGTCCGGGTCGAGGCGTCGTTTGTCCGCACCGGCGTGCTCGGCCTGCGCGTGGTTATCGAGCGCACAGACGGCTCGGACGCCGTCTACACCTTTGCAACCCTTTGGGAGGCGTGA
- a CDS encoding TraR/DksA C4-type zinc finger protein yields the protein MADIVDMAQACEALERAAALANRDRRIGPGAPMVDGVAICHECGEPIAPARLIAIPGCNLCRDCQEEAEHI from the coding sequence ATGGCTGACATCGTCGACATGGCCCAGGCATGCGAGGCCCTGGAGCGCGCCGCCGCCCTGGCTAACAGAGACCGCCGCATCGGCCCCGGCGCACCCATGGTGGACGGCGTGGCCATCTGCCACGAATGCGGCGAGCCCATTGCCCCGGCCCGGCTCATCGCCATCCCCGGCTGCAACCTCTGCCGCGACTGCCAGGAGGAGGCCGAGCATATATAA
- a CDS encoding baseplate J/gp47 family protein, which produces MPFDRPTLDTLIARSSATITSRLGGAVSLLRRSVLGVLARMDAAGRHGLYGYLDWISRQIMPDTADAEIMERGAFIWGVERTGASTATGTATVSGTTGAVVPAGTVLRRADGAEYNVVSEAVLADGAATLDIQASVTGADGNLAAGTMLSLPSPVAGVVSTAVSSEVTGGADAEPDQSLLARLLARIRQAPHGGADFDYKAWALEVPGVTRAWVYPKEMGSGTVTVRAMTDGVTDDGIPASATIAALQDHLDGVRPITADVYAVAPIPVPLNPRIALVPNTAAVRAAVAAELADLLLREAEPGGTILISRLREAVSVAAGESDHVLVSPSANVTHATGEIAVLGTTTWEDI; this is translated from the coding sequence ATGCCATTTGACAGACCGACCCTGGACACGCTCATCGCGCGATCTTCCGCCACCATCACCTCACGGCTCGGCGGAGCCGTGTCGCTACTGCGGCGCAGCGTGCTTGGCGTGCTGGCCCGCATGGACGCCGCCGGGCGGCACGGCCTCTATGGCTACCTGGACTGGATATCCAGGCAGATCATGCCCGATACGGCGGACGCCGAGATCATGGAGCGAGGGGCGTTCATCTGGGGCGTGGAGCGCACCGGCGCATCCACGGCCACGGGCACGGCCACGGTATCCGGCACGACCGGGGCAGTGGTGCCCGCCGGGACCGTGCTGCGCCGGGCAGATGGGGCCGAGTACAATGTCGTGTCCGAGGCCGTGCTCGCAGACGGAGCGGCCACGCTGGACATTCAGGCGTCCGTGACCGGCGCGGACGGCAACCTGGCTGCCGGGACAATGTTGTCCCTGCCCAGCCCCGTGGCCGGGGTGGTTTCGACTGCCGTGAGCAGCGAGGTGACCGGCGGAGCGGACGCCGAGCCTGATCAATCCCTGCTGGCCCGGCTGCTGGCCCGGATTCGCCAGGCCCCGCATGGCGGCGCGGATTTCGATTACAAGGCCTGGGCGTTGGAGGTGCCGGGCGTCACCCGCGCCTGGGTCTACCCGAAGGAGATGGGGTCCGGCACGGTCACGGTGCGGGCCATGACGGACGGCGTGACCGATGACGGCATTCCCGCCAGCGCAACGATTGCCGCCCTGCAGGATCACCTGGACGGCGTGCGCCCGATCACGGCTGACGTCTATGCCGTGGCTCCCATCCCGGTGCCTCTCAATCCGCGTATTGCCCTGGTCCCCAACACGGCGGCGGTCCGGGCGGCGGTGGCCGCCGAGCTGGCCGATCTGTTGCTGCGCGAGGCCGAGCCGGGCGGCACCATCCTCATCAGCCGCCTGCGCGAGGCCGTGTCCGTCGCGGCTGGAGAATCCGACCACGTACTGGTCAGCCCGTCCGCCAATGTCACCCACGCCACCGGCGAGATCGCCGTGCTCGGCACCACCACCTGGGAGGACATCTAG